The DNA window GGACTCACCCTTAAATCCTCCGAGAAAATCAAACTCCGTCACCGCATGATCTTCCACAAAGGCGACGAGAAAGAAGCCAAGATCGCTGAAGCTTACGAGACCTACGCGAAAAAAGAGCTGTAACGCTCCGTAAAGCCACCCCCCCGTTTTTTTAAGATGCCCGGCCACCCCGCCGGGCATCTTTTTTTGTGCCCATCTTCCCCCCTCAAAAAAACTTCACAAAAATTTTCCGCCTTCACCATTTCTTAAGGTTGGTCGTGGCATTCTGCGGCGCTCACCAAAACAGAGCACCACCAAAAAAACAAACCCAGAATCCAAGATCATGAAAACCATCAGTCTCCTCAAAGTCATCACCCGCAGTGCCATTGGCCTTCTCGCCATCTCACTGCTCGCCGCCTCCACTGCCAATGCTCGCCCCGGCCCCCCCACTCAAGTTGCTCCATCCGTGACTTCATTGGAATCAGCCACCAAACGCCTTCAATCCGCAGTCGAATCCGAAACCCGCCCGCACAAAGGCCATTTCCATCCCGCCTCAGCCCAGCTCAGCAAAGCCACCCGCGAATTGTCGTCCAGCGTCCAGCAACTCCGGTCCGCCCTGCTGAAACGCGAGCCTGCACGCCGGATCAATGAGCGCGTCGCCAGCGTTCAGAGCAATTGGAATCGCGTCGAGAGAAGCAGCAAACAAACCCAACTCAGCAAACGCACCCGCGATCAACTTTCCCAAGTTCGCAGTCAGGTCAACACCGTCGCCCGCAACAAAGGTCAACTCTATGCCAGCCATAGCCATCATGGCCATGGCCATGGCCACAACAAAAACTCTTCTCCTTCCTTTGGCCAAGGCTCCCCTTCCAAAGGCCCCAAAAGATAATCCCCGGCCCTGAACATTGAACTGCGGAGAGCCCCCATCTCCGCAGTTCCCTTTTTTTCTTCAACTCAACTTTCATGAACGCCACCACCACACCCAACACCGAAAATCTCTCGGACATCATCCTCGGTGCCAACGCGCCAGCCCGTCCCTGGACCAAACTCACTGCGGCACTCATCCTCGTCGCTCTCGTGGTGACCGCATGGCTGTGGTGGAGTCATCGAACCCAAGCTCAAAACCAGGCCTCCCCCTACATCACCGAGCCCCTCAAACGCGGCGACATCAACCTCACCATCACCGCCACCGGCAACCTCGAACCCACCAATGAAGTCACCGTCGGCAGCGAACTCTCCGGCACCACATTGGCCGTCTATGTCGACACCAACGATCATGTCACCAAAGGCCAGCCGCTCGCCAAACTCGACAGCAGCAAACTCAATCAACAAACCGAAAGCAGCCGCGCCAGCCTCCGCTCCGCCCAGGCCAAAGTCGCCCAGGCCGAAGCCACCCTCAAGGAAAGCGAAGCCTCCCTCGCCCGCACCAAAAACCTGGAAAAACTCACCAGCGGCAAAGCCGTCTCCACCGCCGATGTCGATACCGCCATCGCCACTGCCGAACGCGCCAAAGCCGATCTCCTCAGTGCCAAAGCCGCCGTCGGAGAAGCCGAAGCCCAGGTCCGCATCAACGAAAGCGACCTCGAAAAAGCCATCATCAAATCGCCCATCGACGGCATCGTTCTCACCCGCAACCTCGAGCCCGGCCAGACCGTTGCCGCCAGCTTCACTGCCCCCGAACTCTTCGTCATCGCCGAAAAACTCGAACACATGAAACTCAAAGTGGCCGTCGCCGAAGCCGACATCGGTCGCGTCGCCAACCAACAAACAGCCACCTTCACCGTCGACGCCTGGCCCGACCGGTCCTATACCGCCAACGTCACCAAAGTCTCCTACGGTTCCGCCGTCACCGACAACGTCGTCACCTACGAAGCCGAACTGCAAGTCACCAACGACGACCTCAGCCTCCGCCCCGGCATGACCGCCACCGCCGACATCCGCGTCGCCGAAGCCACCCAGGCTTACCTCGTCCCCAACGCCGCCCTCCGATTCAACCCCACCACCGCCTCCGCCTCAGCCGCTCCACCAAAAAAGTCCTTCGTCCAAAACCTCATCCCAAGTCCACGCGGCGGCGGATCCCGACCCAAAACAAACGACACCCCCAACACCCGCCCGACCGCCGGCAATCATCAAATCTGGATCCTCCGCGACGGCAAACCGCAATCGCTTCCAGTCAAACTCGGCATCAGCGATGGACGCCACACCGAAGTCATCAGCGACAACATCACCGAAGGCCTGCCAGTCATCATCCAAGCCAACGCCAACGCCATCACGCCATGAACTCATCCCCGCTTATCCAGCTTCGTGGCCTCACCAAAACCTACGGCCACGGCGACGCCGCATTTCAAGCCCTTCGCGGCATCGACCTCACCATTCAAAAAGGCGATTTCGTCGCCATCATGGGCCCCAGCGGCTCCGGCAAATCCACCCTCATGAATACCCTTGGTTGCCTCGACACCCCCACCTCCGGCAGCTATCAATACGAAGGCATCCCCGTGGAAACCCTCAACGCCCACCAGCGTTCCCTCCTCCGCCGCCACGCCCTCGGTTTCGTCTTCCAGGGCTTCAACCTCCTCTCCCGCACCAGCGCGTTGGAAAACGTCGAACTCCCCATGCTCTACCGCGGTCTCGCCAGAAGCGAACGACAACATCTCGCCCGCGAAGCCCTCGCCGCCGTCGGACTCCCCACCAAGCTCCGCAACACGCCAGCCGAACTCTCCGGCGGACAACAACAACGCGTCGCCATCGCCCGCGCCATCGTCACCAATCCCAGCACCCTCTTCGCCGATGAACCCACCGGCAACCTCGACTCCAAAACCACCGAAGAGATCATGCATCTCCTCATCCGCCTCAACGAAGAACGCGGCATCACCGTGCTCATGGTCACCCACGAAGACGAAGTCGCCACCTACGCCAAACGCATCATCCGCGTCAAAGACGGCCTCATCGAATCCGACAACACTCAAGCCCGCACGGGCTCATAATTCATCCTTCATCCTTATGGTTCTCAACGCCTTCTTCATCGCCCTTCGCGAGATCCGTCGCAATCTCACCCGCGCCTTTCTCACCGTGCTTGGCGTCATCATCGGCGTCGCCGCCGTCATCACCATGGTCACCCTCGGCCAGGGCACCACCCAGGCCGTCAAAAACCAAATCTCCAGCCTCGGCACCAACCTCCTCGTGCTTCGACCCGGTGCCGGCTTCGGACCCCGCTCCTCCGCCGCTGGCGTTCCCCTGTTCACCGAACAAGACTCCCGCGCCATCTCCGAACAAATCTACGGCGTCGCCTCCATCGCCCCCGTCAGCAGCTCCTCCCTCAGCACCATCTACCGCCAAAACGCCCGCAGCACCACCGTCACCGGCACCACGCCCAACTACTTCTCCATCAACAACTGGAAACTCGCCGACGGACGCTTCTTCACCGAAGGCGACCTCCGGGGCGGCCAGGCCGTCTGCGTCATCGGCGACACCGTCCGCCAGGAACTCTTCGGCAACGAAAACCCCATCGGCCAAAAAATCCGCATCGGCAAAGCCTCCAGCGAAGTCATCGGAATCCTCTCCGCCAAAGGCCAGTCCGGCATGGGCAATCAGGACGACACCATCATCGTCCCCCTCTCCACCCTGCAACGACGCCTCGTCGGAAAAACCTCCGCCCACGACATCGCCAGCATCACCATCTCCGCCGCCGAAGACGCCAACAGCGACCAGCTCATTGCCGACATCACCTCGCTCATGCGCCAACGCCGCAACCTGCAATCGAATCAGGACAACAACTTCAGCCTCTTCGACACCCGTCAAATTGCCGACACCCTCAGCGCCTCCACGCAAATGATGACCACCCTGCTCGCCGCCGTCGCCGGCGTCAGCCTCCTCGTTGGCGGCATCGGCATCATGAACATCATGCTCGTCAGCGTCACCGAACGCACCCGTGAAATCGGCATCCGGCTAGCCATCGGCGCCCGCGCCCGCGAAGTCCTCCTCCAGTTCCTCGTCGAAGCCATCACCCTCTCCACCATCGGCGGCATCGTCGGCATCCTGCTCGCCCTCGGCCTCTGCTTCAGCCTCGCCCAACTCATCCAGGTCCCCTTTCAATTCAACCCGCAAATCAACCTCACCGCCTTCCTCTTCTCCGCCGCCGTCGGCATCCTCTTTGGCTTCACCCCCGCCCAACGCGCCGCCCGCCTTGATCCCATCGACGCCCTGCGCCATGAGTAATCAACAA is part of the Phragmitibacter flavus genome and encodes:
- a CDS encoding efflux RND transporter periplasmic adaptor subunit, which produces MNATTTPNTENLSDIILGANAPARPWTKLTAALILVALVVTAWLWWSHRTQAQNQASPYITEPLKRGDINLTITATGNLEPTNEVTVGSELSGTTLAVYVDTNDHVTKGQPLAKLDSSKLNQQTESSRASLRSAQAKVAQAEATLKESEASLARTKNLEKLTSGKAVSTADVDTAIATAERAKADLLSAKAAVGEAEAQVRINESDLEKAIIKSPIDGIVLTRNLEPGQTVAASFTAPELFVIAEKLEHMKLKVAVAEADIGRVANQQTATFTVDAWPDRSYTANVTKVSYGSAVTDNVVTYEAELQVTNDDLSLRPGMTATADIRVAEATQAYLVPNAALRFNPTTASASAAPPKKSFVQNLIPSPRGGGSRPKTNDTPNTRPTAGNHQIWILRDGKPQSLPVKLGISDGRHTEVISDNITEGLPVIIQANANAITP
- a CDS encoding ABC transporter ATP-binding protein; this encodes MNSSPLIQLRGLTKTYGHGDAAFQALRGIDLTIQKGDFVAIMGPSGSGKSTLMNTLGCLDTPTSGSYQYEGIPVETLNAHQRSLLRRHALGFVFQGFNLLSRTSALENVELPMLYRGLARSERQHLAREALAAVGLPTKLRNTPAELSGGQQQRVAIARAIVTNPSTLFADEPTGNLDSKTTEEIMHLLIRLNEERGITVLMVTHEDEVATYAKRIIRVKDGLIESDNTQARTGS
- a CDS encoding ABC transporter permease, translated to MVLNAFFIALREIRRNLTRAFLTVLGVIIGVAAVITMVTLGQGTTQAVKNQISSLGTNLLVLRPGAGFGPRSSAAGVPLFTEQDSRAISEQIYGVASIAPVSSSSLSTIYRQNARSTTVTGTTPNYFSINNWKLADGRFFTEGDLRGGQAVCVIGDTVRQELFGNENPIGQKIRIGKASSEVIGILSAKGQSGMGNQDDTIIVPLSTLQRRLVGKTSAHDIASITISAAEDANSDQLIADITSLMRQRRNLQSNQDNNFSLFDTRQIADTLSASTQMMTTLLAAVAGVSLLVGGIGIMNIMLVSVTERTREIGIRLAIGARAREVLLQFLVEAITLSTIGGIVGILLALGLCFSLAQLIQVPFQFNPQINLTAFLFSAAVGILFGFTPAQRAARLDPIDALRHE